One region of Limnospira fusiformis SAG 85.79 genomic DNA includes:
- the accA gene encoding acetyl-CoA carboxylase carboxyl transferase subunit alpha, which yields MATPNRKPILLDFEKPLAELEARIDQIRQLAEENGVDVSDKIRQLESRATQLRQEIFSSLSPSQRLQLARHPRRPSTLDYIQAMSDEWMEVHGDRRGYDDPALVGGVGRLANQPVVMLGHQKGRDTKDNVARNFGMAAPGGYRKAMRLMEHANRFGMPILTFIDTPGAWAGVDAEKLGQGEAIAYNLREMFSLDVPIICTVIGEGGSGGALGIGVGEQLLMLEHSVYTVATPEACAAILWKDAGQAPQAAQALKITAPDLKELGIIDQIVPEPDGGAHSNPLKAAEKLKQCLVRTLGELMSLTPEQRREMRYQKFRQIGVFSEIVPA from the coding sequence GTGGCCACACCCAACCGCAAACCAATTTTACTAGATTTTGAAAAGCCCCTAGCCGAACTGGAGGCTCGTATTGATCAAATTCGCCAACTGGCGGAGGAAAATGGGGTTGATGTTTCTGATAAAATTCGGCAGTTAGAAAGCAGGGCGACCCAACTGAGACAGGAAATATTTAGTAGCCTGTCACCGTCGCAGCGTCTGCAACTAGCGAGGCATCCACGTCGCCCCAGCACCTTAGATTATATCCAAGCGATGAGTGATGAGTGGATGGAAGTGCATGGCGATCGCCGAGGGTATGATGATCCGGCGTTAGTGGGGGGAGTAGGGCGTTTAGCGAATCAACCGGTAGTAATGCTAGGCCATCAAAAGGGTAGGGACACTAAAGATAATGTGGCTCGTAATTTTGGCATGGCAGCCCCCGGAGGTTACCGGAAGGCGATGCGACTAATGGAACACGCCAACCGCTTTGGTATGCCGATTTTAACCTTTATCGATACTCCCGGAGCCTGGGCTGGGGTAGATGCGGAAAAATTAGGTCAAGGGGAGGCGATCGCCTATAATTTAAGAGAAATGTTTAGCCTAGATGTTCCGATTATTTGCACAGTAATCGGTGAAGGAGGGTCAGGGGGAGCTTTAGGTATAGGAGTAGGGGAACAGCTATTAATGCTCGAGCATTCTGTGTATACAGTAGCCACCCCAGAGGCTTGTGCTGCCATTCTTTGGAAAGATGCAGGCCAAGCGCCCCAAGCCGCTCAGGCTCTCAAAATTACTGCCCCAGATCTCAAAGAATTAGGGATTATCGATCAGATTGTACCAGAACCCGATGGGGGAGCGCACAGCAACCCCCTAAAGGCTGCTGAAAAGCTCAAGCAATGTCTGGTAAGGACTTTGGGTGAATTAATGTCTTTAACCCCAGAGCAGCGCCGAGAAATGCGCTATCAGAAATTCCGCCAGATCGGGGTATTTTCGGAGATAGTTCCGGCATAA
- a CDS encoding Fur family transcriptional regulator codes for MESGLEQTEIVKRLKGKGLKVTPQRFAIYANLLSRADHPTAEQLLTDLNKDFPVSSQATVYTSVQLLKEVGLVREVLLEQGVARYDGNVAPHHHFQCRQCKAIADIAWEKLSQVDLSQLGSGLVAESYEVTVHGLCENCAGENAQKPDAE; via the coding sequence ATGGAGAGTGGACTAGAGCAAACAGAAATTGTCAAACGGCTGAAGGGGAAAGGTTTAAAGGTAACTCCTCAGCGTTTTGCGATCTATGCTAATCTGTTGTCTCGTGCTGACCATCCCACGGCGGAACAACTACTGACAGATTTAAATAAGGATTTTCCGGTATCTTCTCAGGCGACGGTTTATACTTCTGTGCAGCTACTAAAGGAAGTGGGGTTAGTGCGGGAAGTGTTGCTGGAGCAGGGGGTAGCCAGGTATGATGGAAATGTCGCGCCACATCACCATTTTCAGTGTCGCCAGTGTAAAGCGATCGCAGATATTGCTTGGGAAAAACTCTCGCAAGTAGATCTGAGCCAATTGGGGTCAGGTTTAGTGGCGGAAAGTTACGAAGTGACAGTGCATGGTTTATGTGAGAATTGCGCCGGAGAAAATGCCCAGAAACCGGATGCAGAATAG
- a CDS encoding peroxiredoxin, which produces MVIEKVPDVVFKTRVRDESVGGPNPFRWQDRTTQEIFGGKRVVVFSLPGAFTPTCSSTHLPRYEELYDEIKGQGIDEIVCVSVNDAFVMFQWGKQQGAEKVFLLPDGNGEFTRKMGMLVDKSNLGFGMRSWRYSMVVNDGKIEKIFVEPDFGDNCPTDPFEVSDADTMLAYLKG; this is translated from the coding sequence ATGGTTATCGAAAAAGTACCCGACGTTGTATTCAAAACCCGCGTTCGTGACGAGTCCGTAGGTGGCCCTAACCCCTTCCGTTGGCAAGACAGAACCACCCAAGAAATTTTTGGCGGTAAGCGAGTTGTCGTCTTTTCCCTACCTGGTGCTTTTACCCCTACTTGTTCCTCCACACACCTACCCCGCTATGAGGAACTCTACGATGAAATCAAAGGTCAAGGAATTGATGAGATTGTCTGCGTTTCTGTTAATGACGCTTTTGTAATGTTCCAATGGGGTAAACAACAAGGCGCTGAAAAAGTCTTCTTACTCCCTGATGGTAATGGCGAATTTACCCGCAAAATGGGGATGTTGGTTGATAAGTCTAACCTCGGTTTTGGGATGCGTTCTTGGCGCTATTCTATGGTCGTTAACGATGGCAAAATTGAGAAAATCTTTGTGGAACCAGACTTCGGCGATAACTGCCCCACAGACCCCTTTGAAGTCTCTGATGCTGATACCATGTTGGCTTATCTGAAAGGTTAA
- a CDS encoding serine/threonine-protein kinase yields MLPKVIGGRYKLLQRIGGGSFGQTYLAEDSQLPGNPECIVKQLKPQITDPGTLQTARRLFNSEAQVLHSLGSRHPQIPTLYAYFEEDQEFYLVQELVRGEPLTEELPHGSHWTEAQVIDFLEDILSILDYVHQQNVIHRDIKPSNIMRRHADQKLMLIDFGAVKQIQKAAGGSDSNLTVAISTYGYSPPEQLQGKPHFSSDLYAVGMTAIRALTGIHPHQLERDQAGESIWKPKACVSDGLCAILDRMVASHLVDRYQSAAEVLADVKRLKQVVNDPTILTNAGGVVAATQVRPPSTGGHISGEETRQQTVTGTGGGNNLPPTIAPSPSAGVAQLPTLVNPNPTKVSKGSSVKGLYVGAALAGLLVLLGLFELVVPTFRPAYYVRRGNQLLNDGNTEDARNMFVRATEIQPNHAAAWAGQADALAELGRHDRALVDYQKALELDPDNSDVLTSKGTLLYQMGEPQKALDAHEQAIAIDPNNARAWHGKGIALIGLQRYDEAVSAFDQAKTIRPSAPSVWQSKAIALEYQGKMAEAAQVYSEALATYDDILREQPRRAEIWVERGSVLSKLGRHEQALESYQKALEINPQHFQALLQKGNVLFSPLGRTEEAVRISDRAIEVQPESHLAWHNRGSILAGGRGDFQGAIAAYDRAIELRPSFVPALRDRGFALSQWSQALRAEGNTSMANAKINEALESFDRALNINPNDHQSLVGRAIAFSHQGRYDESLNAFDKAQEIQPQDPLILVNRGLVLERMGRYNEAIDAYDEALKIQPGFPPAVRSKNQLQQRL; encoded by the coding sequence ATGCTTCCTAAAGTTATTGGTGGGCGCTACAAATTACTACAAAGGATTGGAGGAGGATCATTTGGCCAGACCTATCTGGCCGAGGATAGTCAGTTGCCTGGAAACCCTGAATGTATCGTTAAGCAACTCAAACCTCAAATTACTGATCCAGGAACCCTACAAACAGCTAGAAGGCTATTCAACAGCGAGGCTCAAGTGTTGCATAGCTTAGGTTCTCGCCATCCTCAAATCCCGACATTGTATGCTTACTTTGAAGAAGACCAGGAATTCTATCTGGTACAGGAGTTAGTAAGGGGGGAACCCCTAACAGAAGAACTACCCCATGGCAGCCATTGGACAGAAGCCCAGGTAATTGACTTTTTGGAGGATATTCTGTCAATTTTGGATTATGTCCATCAGCAAAACGTGATCCATCGGGATATTAAGCCCTCTAATATTATGCGACGCCATGCCGATCAAAAGTTGATGCTGATTGACTTTGGGGCGGTTAAACAAATTCAGAAAGCAGCCGGGGGTAGTGATTCTAATTTGACCGTTGCTATTAGTACATACGGCTATTCGCCACCAGAGCAACTTCAGGGGAAACCCCATTTTAGCAGTGATTTGTATGCGGTGGGAATGACGGCAATTAGGGCTTTAACAGGTATTCACCCTCACCAATTAGAACGAGATCAGGCGGGAGAATCAATCTGGAAGCCGAAAGCCTGTGTTAGTGACGGACTGTGTGCTATTTTAGACCGGATGGTGGCATCTCATCTGGTCGATCGCTATCAGTCCGCCGCAGAGGTTTTGGCTGACGTGAAACGACTTAAACAGGTGGTAAATGACCCAACTATCCTCACCAATGCAGGGGGAGTAGTCGCCGCCACTCAAGTGCGCCCCCCCTCTACTGGGGGACATATTTCCGGGGAAGAAACCAGACAACAAACGGTGACGGGAACTGGAGGGGGAAATAATTTACCTCCAACTATTGCACCCTCACCTAGTGCGGGTGTGGCGCAGTTGCCAACTCTGGTTAACCCCAATCCGACAAAGGTTTCCAAAGGGTCATCGGTCAAAGGATTGTATGTCGGGGCGGCTTTGGCTGGGTTACTGGTACTTTTGGGATTGTTTGAGCTAGTAGTGCCGACTTTTAGACCTGCTTACTATGTGCGACGGGGTAATCAACTGTTAAACGATGGTAACACCGAAGATGCTCGCAATATGTTTGTTCGCGCTACTGAAATTCAACCTAATCATGCGGCTGCATGGGCGGGTCAAGCCGATGCTTTGGCGGAATTGGGAAGGCACGATCGCGCTTTGGTAGATTATCAAAAAGCTCTGGAACTAGACCCGGATAACTCTGATGTGCTGACCAGTAAGGGAACATTACTTTACCAAATGGGAGAACCCCAGAAGGCTTTAGATGCTCATGAACAGGCGATCGCTATTGATCCTAATAATGCCAGGGCTTGGCATGGTAAGGGTATTGCTTTAATTGGTTTGCAGCGATACGATGAGGCGGTGTCGGCTTTTGATCAGGCGAAGACTATTAGACCATCTGCTCCTAGTGTTTGGCAAAGTAAGGCGATCGCTCTCGAATATCAGGGGAAAATGGCTGAGGCGGCGCAGGTGTATTCCGAAGCACTGGCTACCTATGATGATATTTTGAGAGAACAACCTCGACGAGCCGAAATTTGGGTGGAACGCGGTTCTGTACTGAGTAAGTTGGGCCGCCATGAACAGGCTTTAGAGTCCTATCAGAAGGCTTTGGAAATTAACCCACAGCACTTTCAAGCCCTACTACAAAAGGGCAATGTCTTGTTTTCTCCCCTCGGACGTACTGAAGAGGCGGTGAGGATATCAGATCGCGCTATTGAAGTTCAGCCAGAGTCTCATCTAGCTTGGCATAATCGAGGCTCTATCCTGGCTGGTGGTCGGGGAGATTTTCAAGGGGCGATCGCCGCCTATGACCGAGCGATTGAGTTGCGGCCTTCCTTTGTCCCGGCTCTACGAGATCGGGGGTTTGCTCTCAGCCAGTGGAGTCAGGCGCTAAGGGCTGAAGGAAATACGTCAATGGCTAATGCCAAGATTAATGAGGCTCTGGAGTCTTTCGACCGGGCTTTGAATATTAATCCTAATGACCATCAATCATTAGTGGGTAGGGCGATCGCTTTTAGTCATCAAGGGCGCTATGACGAGTCGCTCAATGCCTTCGATAAAGCCCAGGAAATTCAACCCCAAGATCCCTTGATTTTGGTGAATAGGGGTTTAGTTTTGGAAAGAATGGGCCGATATAACGAGGCGATCGATGCTTATGATGAAGCTCTGAAAATTCAACCCGGTTTCCCCCCGGCGGTGCGATCGAAAAATCAATTGCAACAGCGCCTATAA
- a CDS encoding PAP/fibrillin family protein, translating to MLKKATLLEAIAGKNRGLLATESDKTAILSAIAQLEDYNPTPRPVEALELLDGNWRLLYTNSQELLGIDRFPFYNLGQIYQCIRARTGKIYNIAEIVGIPYLEGMVSVAARFEAVSQKRVQVKFNRFVIGLQRLISYQYPNQFIDEIESDKKFLAVDFTLQEQQQQGWLDITYLDEDMRIGRGNVGSVFVLTKVK from the coding sequence ATGCTCAAAAAAGCGACTTTATTAGAAGCCATTGCCGGGAAAAATCGAGGTTTACTGGCTACAGAGAGCGACAAAACTGCTATTCTCTCTGCGATCGCTCAATTGGAAGATTATAATCCCACCCCTCGACCTGTAGAAGCACTTGAGTTATTAGATGGCAATTGGCGACTACTTTACACCAACAGCCAAGAACTCTTGGGGATTGACCGCTTTCCGTTTTATAATTTGGGGCAGATTTATCAATGTATTCGCGCCCGCACTGGCAAAATTTACAACATTGCTGAAATTGTCGGTATCCCCTATTTGGAAGGCATGGTTAGTGTGGCTGCCCGATTTGAAGCGGTTTCTCAAAAGCGAGTTCAGGTCAAATTCAACCGTTTTGTCATCGGCTTACAGCGCCTCATATCCTATCAATACCCTAATCAGTTTATTGATGAAATTGAATCTGATAAAAAGTTCTTGGCTGTAGATTTTACCCTCCAAGAACAGCAACAACAAGGATGGTTAGATATTACTTATTTAGACGAAGATATGCGGATTGGCAGAGGCAATGTTGGCAGTGTGTTTGTCCTCACCAAAGTTAAATGA
- a CDS encoding MOSC domain-containing protein — protein sequence MKINTIFVHPVKGLTAQVCDRVQLVENFGILGDRAFALMFTDMGDPQPLTPWLSKKHFAVQNDWGQLASLNCAYDTTSQTLEITKNGELLAAANLGTETGRDRISAFFSEYLHSLTPSTSARHPQYSPVRLVGTTTGDTRYQDRHQGQISIISQATLDDIAEKVGVNYIDPRRFRANFIVDNIPAWSEFNWVGNRLKLGSALVEVTAPIGRCLNIDVNPDTGDRDISLLSQLSAKFGHAQTGVIAKVITGAVVTTGETLAIK from the coding sequence ATGAAGATTAACACAATATTTGTACATCCTGTTAAGGGTTTGACCGCGCAAGTATGCGATCGCGTCCAATTGGTGGAAAACTTTGGCATTCTTGGCGATCGCGCATTTGCTTTGATGTTTACAGATATGGGAGACCCGCAACCCCTGACTCCCTGGCTATCAAAAAAGCATTTTGCTGTTCAAAATGATTGGGGACAGTTAGCTAGTCTCAATTGTGCTTATGATACTACCAGTCAGACCTTAGAAATTACCAAAAATGGCGAATTGTTGGCTGCGGCTAATTTAGGGACTGAAACCGGACGCGATCGCATTAGTGCTTTTTTCAGTGAATATCTACACTCTCTCACCCCTAGTACCTCTGCTAGACATCCCCAATATAGTCCTGTGCGTTTGGTGGGAACCACTACCGGGGACACTCGCTATCAAGACCGTCACCAAGGACAGATTTCTATTATTTCTCAGGCTACCCTCGATGATATTGCTGAAAAAGTCGGGGTTAATTACATTGATCCGCGCCGTTTTAGAGCGAATTTTATAGTTGATAATATTCCCGCTTGGTCGGAATTTAACTGGGTAGGAAATCGCCTAAAATTGGGATCAGCTTTGGTGGAAGTCACCGCGCCTATTGGTCGCTGTCTGAATATTGATGTTAACCCAGATACAGGCGATCGTGATATCTCTCTCCTCTCTCAACTCTCCGCCAAATTCGGACACGCTCAAACTGGAGTCATTGCTAAAGTTATCACTGGTGCAGTTGTCACCACTGGAGAAACCCTAGCAATTAAATAG
- a CDS encoding DMT family transporter has translation MKTLNKSPHWLVIAIVFLGVVAISTGSIFVRLAIDAAGLRGVGFSLLISASRLSIAALLLTPTWGRVSWRTYKREAIFYAIGAGICLATHFSVWITSLSYTSIAASTTIVTTSSIWVAVLSWLWWHERPGKATILGMTIALSGGMIIGLADTKLSTVASNPIAGNILALMGAITAALYLMLGREAQQRGLSLSAYIAIAYTVGAMILLPLPLLWGVNYTGHSATVYFYLILMGLVPQLIGHTSFNWAVNRTSPTLVTLAILLEPVAASFLGYLLFAEVPSRRLILGAIVILTGVAIATRGNNASKTESNPQETATP, from the coding sequence ATGAAAACCTTAAATAAATCCCCCCATTGGCTAGTTATAGCGATCGTCTTTCTTGGTGTGGTAGCCATCTCTACGGGGTCAATTTTCGTGCGTTTAGCCATTGATGCAGCGGGGCTGCGGGGGGTAGGGTTTAGCTTGCTAATATCCGCCTCCAGGCTATCTATTGCGGCTTTATTGCTGACCCCTACCTGGGGGAGAGTTTCCTGGCGCACCTATAAACGAGAGGCGATATTCTACGCCATTGGCGCTGGAATATGTTTAGCCACCCATTTTTCTGTCTGGATAACTTCCCTATCTTATACATCGATTGCGGCATCAACTACTATTGTGACTACCAGTTCTATTTGGGTAGCGGTGTTATCTTGGCTATGGTGGCACGAAAGACCTGGGAAAGCGACCATATTAGGAATGACGATCGCTCTGAGTGGAGGTATGATCATCGGTTTAGCAGATACTAAATTATCCACAGTGGCTAGTAATCCGATCGCCGGGAATATTTTAGCCCTAATGGGTGCGATCACCGCCGCCCTTTATCTGATGTTAGGAAGAGAAGCACAACAGCGGGGACTATCCCTCAGTGCATATATAGCGATCGCCTATACTGTAGGAGCGATGATTTTGCTACCCCTACCCCTACTATGGGGAGTTAACTATACTGGTCATTCTGCCACAGTCTATTTTTATCTAATCCTGATGGGATTAGTTCCCCAACTAATTGGCCACACCAGCTTTAATTGGGCGGTTAACCGTACTTCCCCCACCTTAGTCACACTGGCTATTTTACTAGAACCTGTGGCGGCGAGTTTTTTGGGCTATCTGCTATTTGCAGAAGTTCCCTCAAGGCGATTAATATTAGGAGCCATAGTCATTCTAACGGGGGTGGCGATCGCTACGCGCGGCAACAATGCCTCTAAAACTGAATCTAACCCACAGGAAACGGCAACCCCCTAA
- a CDS encoding serine/threonine protein kinase, with amino-acid sequence MNLTTVGNGKYRIDRILGQGDFCITYRGTNQVTGQMVAIKTLDPNLDDDQNIPQLRHQLIAIAKRWSRCQHPNLVGVIDLFDEQGFPFLVMTYTPGQSLQDYLKTQPPLPVPQAIHYIRQIALALQAIHQQGLIHCNLQPAYIIKPTGANSVILSGLGVGNHLKPDQLNRYIYNRRLSGGYAALEQYLPNEQPSQATDIYALSALLYYLLTGETPLEAPLCANQLTGQLIGVEKPSVGKLHPDLNPEVEEAVRWGLEIEASNRPSNISEWLNILPTPEKALIIRETVIKIPYHNHNRETETDTPNDNSATPAEYELATIYYQTD; translated from the coding sequence ATGAACTTAACCACTGTTGGGAATGGAAAATATCGAATTGATAGGATTTTAGGTCAGGGAGATTTCTGTATTACCTACAGGGGGACTAATCAGGTAACAGGTCAAATGGTAGCCATTAAAACCCTTGACCCCAACCTGGACGATGATCAAAATATCCCACAACTGCGACATCAATTGATAGCGATCGCTAAACGTTGGAGTCGCTGTCAGCATCCTAATTTAGTCGGGGTTATAGACTTATTTGATGAACAGGGCTTTCCATTTTTAGTGATGACCTACACTCCCGGTCAATCTCTACAAGACTACCTAAAAACTCAGCCCCCCCTACCCGTCCCACAGGCTATTCACTACATTCGCCAAATCGCATTAGCCCTACAAGCAATTCATCAACAAGGACTCATTCACTGTAACCTGCAACCTGCTTACATTATTAAGCCGACGGGGGCTAATTCCGTGATACTTAGTGGTTTGGGAGTCGGTAATCATCTCAAACCTGATCAACTCAACCGTTATATTTATAACCGTCGTCTCTCCGGTGGATATGCAGCCCTTGAACAATATCTTCCCAATGAACAACCTAGCCAAGCCACAGACATCTATGCACTCTCTGCCCTACTGTACTATCTGTTAACTGGGGAAACACCCCTAGAAGCGCCCCTATGTGCGAACCAACTCACAGGACAATTAATCGGAGTTGAAAAACCATCGGTGGGGAAATTGCACCCAGACTTAAACCCAGAAGTAGAAGAAGCTGTGCGCTGGGGATTAGAGATAGAAGCCTCAAATCGTCCCTCTAATATCTCGGAATGGTTGAATATCCTCCCTACCCCGGAAAAAGCCCTAATTATCAGGGAAACTGTGATCAAAATCCCCTACCACAACCATAATCGAGAAACAGAAACCGACACCCCTAATGATAATTCTGCCACCCCAGCAGAGTATGAGCTGGCAACAATCTACTACCAAACAGATTAG
- a CDS encoding acyltransferase family protein — protein MNQSKRFLELDGIRGLAALAIVLFHYAGSYQWSPHNLYYYFSYLEEFVQLFFIISGFVILISFQRINNSIDFIMGRVFRLYPAYWFSVITTIVIAYISQRPLRSDNLYDILINFSMFQEMVGSRNINIVYWTMTLELAFYTIILILYQSRLLKYIDIICGIWLILIVFDIFRAYQSPELSLTIIGNLPSNQALVYPDIVGLFKWDNLSEFISFIRNYIKFNFILLRGRAPLFIAGLILYQCQVNSVTIYRVFLIVACVLARALDYSPGTPKYAFIFFAIFVVILYLAHREKLRFVSTRILVFLGGISYSLYLTHIQSSWLFNWSLQSLDIPPELSVIVRTIFAILVAYIVTIAIEKPALRFFRNQFKRNKSTS, from the coding sequence ATGAACCAGTCCAAGCGTTTTTTAGAACTTGATGGAATTAGAGGTTTAGCCGCCTTAGCTATTGTTCTGTTTCACTATGCTGGTTCCTATCAATGGTCTCCCCATAACTTATATTATTATTTTTCCTATCTTGAAGAATTCGTACAGTTGTTTTTTATAATTAGTGGTTTTGTAATTTTAATAAGTTTTCAAAGAATCAACAATAGTATAGATTTTATCATGGGTCGTGTGTTTAGACTCTATCCCGCCTATTGGTTTTCTGTAATTACTACCATAGTTATTGCCTATATTAGTCAAAGGCCATTAAGAAGTGATAATCTCTATGATATATTAATAAATTTTTCCATGTTTCAAGAAATGGTCGGTTCACGAAATATTAATATTGTCTACTGGACTATGACCCTAGAATTAGCATTCTATACTATTATCCTTATTCTCTACCAATCTCGACTTTTGAAATATATTGATATCATCTGTGGGATTTGGCTAATATTAATTGTTTTTGATATCTTCAGAGCCTACCAATCTCCTGAATTATCATTAACCATTATCGGAAATTTGCCCAGCAATCAAGCATTAGTATATCCTGATATTGTCGGTTTATTTAAATGGGATAATTTATCTGAATTTATATCCTTTATTAGGAATTATATCAAATTTAATTTCATTCTTTTAAGAGGCAGAGCCCCCTTATTTATTGCTGGCTTAATTCTGTATCAATGTCAAGTCAATAGTGTAACTATCTATCGTGTGTTCTTAATTGTCGCCTGTGTGTTAGCCAGAGCCTTAGATTATTCTCCCGGTACTCCTAAGTATGCTTTTATATTTTTTGCTATATTTGTAGTGATTTTATATCTGGCTCATCGAGAAAAATTGAGATTTGTGTCTACTAGAATTTTAGTGTTTTTAGGAGGCATTTCTTACTCATTATATTTAACCCATATACAGAGTAGTTGGTTATTTAACTGGAGTTTACAATCCCTGGATATACCACCAGAGTTGTCAGTAATTGTCAGAACTATATTTGCTATATTGGTGGCTTATATTGTGACGATCGCCATAGAAAAACCCGCTCTTAGGTTTTTCCGAAATCAGTTCAAACGTAATAAATCTACCAGTTGA
- a CDS encoding acyltransferase family protein → MNKPTRLTGVDLFRGLAAFGVTVLHSRGGTTGAPDLVSSWLIISASFAVPFFLATSFYLSFNRFYSRGKLLNLGDRFQRLIIPYGFWSLIYVLSRIVKSLVLGNPQEAIGVIADPIAIIFMGASAVHLYFVPLLFFGSLSIKLIEFLENQKNQPSQKNRFLVLGVIISLILDMTLRFTNNSFRLGANVAFSGLTEQISWLSNDQVILRIFFVIIAWIIRCLPYVFIAAIVAKYDYYQNIISRKIPLIAGCSFLIFCVSTFGFLPINSMIPGGTSITEILQGYSSLILAIALSYLMKDNPIIQNLGACSFGIYLAHHLSIEIFEFIVKKISPGLLEPISATTILITAIFGFVTSWAIVNLCSRNQITSRLVL, encoded by the coding sequence ATGAACAAACCCACAAGATTGACTGGTGTTGATTTGTTTCGGGGTCTAGCAGCCTTTGGTGTCACAGTTTTGCACTCCCGTGGTGGTACCACTGGGGCTCCGGATCTGGTTTCTAGCTGGTTAATTATCTCAGCCAGTTTTGCTGTACCCTTTTTTTTAGCGACTTCATTTTATTTGAGTTTCAATCGTTTTTATAGTCGAGGAAAATTACTGAATCTTGGCGATCGCTTCCAGCGTTTAATTATTCCTTATGGCTTCTGGAGTTTAATTTATGTGCTCAGTAGAATTGTCAAAAGTTTAGTTTTAGGTAATCCCCAGGAAGCGATCGGGGTAATTGCCGACCCGATCGCCATTATTTTTATGGGAGCATCCGCAGTGCATCTTTACTTTGTCCCCTTACTATTTTTTGGTAGTTTATCAATCAAATTGATCGAATTTTTAGAAAATCAGAAAAATCAGCCTTCCCAGAAAAATAGGTTTTTAGTGTTGGGAGTCATCATCTCCCTAATACTTGACATGACCTTGAGATTTACCAACAATAGTTTTAGGCTCGGTGCTAATGTTGCGTTTTCCGGCTTAACCGAACAGATATCATGGCTGTCAAATGACCAAGTAATTTTGCGAATATTTTTCGTAATAATAGCTTGGATTATTCGCTGTTTACCCTACGTTTTTATAGCGGCAATAGTGGCTAAATATGACTATTATCAAAACATAATTTCCCGAAAAATTCCCCTAATTGCTGGCTGTAGTTTCCTCATATTTTGCGTGAGTACATTTGGATTTTTACCCATTAACTCCATGATACCGGGAGGTACAAGCATCACCGAAATTCTGCAAGGTTACAGTTCCCTAATCTTAGCGATCGCCCTATCATATTTAATGAAAGACAACCCCATAATTCAGAACCTAGGCGCTTGTTCATTTGGCATTTATTTAGCCCACCACTTATCAATAGAAATTTTTGAATTTATCGTGAAAAAAATATCTCCCGGCCTCCTGGAACCCATTTCAGCCACTACCATTCTCATAACCGCCATATTTGGATTTGTCACCAGTTGGGCGATCGTCAATTTATGCAGTCGTAATCAGATCACTTCTCGATTAGTTCTTTGA
- a CDS encoding DUF6825 family protein, translating to MSKPSVHSFFVGRALAEGLYEQIENILSNGLSELGKFDAEQREKLRDFTNQVIQKADSEAEKQGINQMADNSGFGSESVDLQETIDDLRAEIAQMRSELQRYRNQA from the coding sequence ATGAGTAAGCCATCTGTTCATTCTTTCTTTGTGGGCCGGGCCTTAGCAGAAGGACTCTATGAACAAATTGAAAACATCTTGTCCAATGGCCTGAGTGAATTAGGCAAATTTGATGCCGAACAACGGGAGAAACTCCGTGATTTTACCAATCAGGTCATCCAGAAGGCTGATTCTGAGGCGGAAAAACAGGGTATCAATCAAATGGCAGACAATAGTGGCTTTGGTTCCGAATCAGTTGATTTACAGGAAACTATCGACGACCTCCGGGCGGAAATTGCCCAAATGCGATCGGAACTACAGCGTTACCGTAACCAAGCCTAA